DNA from Ziziphus jujuba cultivar Dongzao chromosome 2, ASM3175591v1:
GCATATTATGCTCCCCCTCACCCCTCCGTCCTTCATCGCACGCGCCGCGTGCTTCACACACGCCGCCGCACCCCGCGTGTTCACCGCCACGACCTTGTCGAACTCCGACAAGTCGAGGTCTAAAACGGTTTGTAAGCCCTTGTTGGAAATCCCCGCGTTGCTGAACATGATGTCGAGGCGGCCGTAGATTGAAACAGTCGATTCCACTAGGGACTTAACCTGGTTCTCGTCGGTAACGTCACAGTGGATGTAGGTGCATCTGTCGGGGCCTATCGAAGCGGCGACGTTTCGACCTTTCTCGTCCTGTACATCTGCTATGACTACTGCACGTGCACCAACGTTGATAATGTGGCGAGCCGTGGCTTCGCCGATACCGCTGGCGGCACCGGTGACTATTGCCACCTTTCCGTTGAGCTTgttgttggtggtggtggtagttGGTGGAAGATTAGTCATGTTTGCAAAGATGATCGAGATGTCTGAAGGTGGTAGTTGGGTTTGTGCGAAGCTACTTTATAAAACTGGTCtgctattaatatattttattataaaaatacttttgaaaaataaatggatAAACTAGTGGCAGTTATTTTATGTGTTATTTGTTACCATCGAGTCCCACGTGCacgttttatataataaaaatttgtatatgaGGTGCAATGAAGAGTGGGGTTTTTCAGCTTCTTTTGTCTGCATCGAATAGTAAGTTGTTTGGTAAGTTGGACTATTATAATCGTATATATTTccatgaataaaatatatgtattgtataAACAATTGAAAAGTCTTACTTTTGGGTTCtacattttccaatttttttaaaaaataaatttgtgaggttttcaattttaattttgatttaaaaaggcCAATAGATAAGTAATGGGAGTTATGAAATTTTGATCAATTAGAGAACCCAAAAGTatagttattttaataaattaaaataaaagtaagaaaTGAATAATTATATGTCACTGAAAACttattatattgaaaatttgcAATTAGTAGACActtattgtattaaaaaagttatgtgcaaataataacaattttcttttatttttagataaattCTCCATACCTAAGAGCATCTTTAAAAGATTTTCTATTTATCTTATACTATTTATTTTCAAGcgttaatcttaaaaaaaaaaatacactttaATTGAGGACTTTTTAATACAAAAAGTGATTTTGGCTTTCATTGAACCATAGAACTACTATCAAAATTTACCCCAAAAGAAATAGAACCACTATCAAACATctcttaaaagttaaaaaa
Protein-coding regions in this window:
- the LOC107419263 gene encoding (+)-cis,cis-nepetalactol synthase NEPS3-like, with the translated sequence MTNLPPTTTTTNNKLNGKVAIVTGAASGIGEATARHIINVGARAVVIADVQDEKGRNVAASIGPDRCTYIHCDVTDENQVKSLVESTVSIYGRLDIMFSNAGISNKGLQTVLDLDLSEFDKVVAVNTRGAAACVKHAARAMKDGGVRGSIICTASALASRGLEAATDYVMSKHAVIGLVRSASLQLAGNGIRVNSVSPGVVATPGSCATFGVDEDHLDEVVEKFSRMKGVMRMKHVADAVAFLASDESEFVTGIDLAVDGGFVIPQP